In Halogeometricum sp. S1BR25-6, a single genomic region encodes these proteins:
- a CDS encoding VOC family protein: MTAGGIVFFRTANRAATTEFYADRVGATAWLEQPGCTILRHGNLLFGFCDAEETETEGIVTFVYDTESEVDAMRERVGDAAREDPHENETYDIYQFFAEDPDGRTVEFQTFRHGVSDPL, encoded by the coding sequence ATGACCGCGGGAGGCATCGTCTTCTTCCGGACGGCGAACCGAGCGGCGACCACCGAGTTCTACGCGGACCGCGTCGGCGCGACGGCGTGGCTCGAACAGCCCGGATGCACGATACTTCGTCACGGAAACCTGCTGTTCGGGTTCTGCGACGCCGAGGAGACGGAAACCGAGGGCATCGTCACCTTCGTGTACGACACGGAGAGTGAGGTAGACGCGATGCGCGAACGCGTCGGCGACGCGGCGCGGGAGGACCCGCACGAGAACGAGACGTACGACATCTACCAGTTCTTCGCCGAGGACCCGGACGGACGGACCGTCGAGTTCCAGACGTTCCGGCACGGGGTGTCCGACCCGCTCTGA